A genomic window from Deltaproteobacteria bacterium includes:
- a CDS encoding serpin family protein, translating to MMRKMLMTCVALGLVACGSQAQAPGEEIRSEKFRNTEPLVSEEEVNDLVIDNNNFGWDIYRATLAGDPVNIVFSPYSISSAFGMLYAGAAGDTQSDMADGFRFGGREVSSFHDSMNAIELALPESDEWGTLRVANDIWVQTGFEPKSAYLDTLAESYGAGMHGLDFATDASGATELINGYISDVTETKIPKIFEEGSLNASTVLALTNAIYFKASWKDEFKPEDTRPMDFNLLDGTQIETSMMYSKESYYYGEEAGSYRAIEIPYKNEDLAMLVVMPDAGTLADFESAMDANGIAAIAGSMTSQEVSLDFPSFELNTNLVALKDDLETMGLGSMFDPGQADFSGIADMNLFVQTVAHKAYILVNEEGTEAAAATGVGVGMTSAPMDPVSLTVDKPFLYFIRHLPTGNCLFMGRVVNPTVE from the coding sequence ATGATGCGTAAGATGTTGATGACATGTGTGGCCTTGGGATTAGTTGCTTGTGGGTCGCAAGCGCAAGCACCGGGTGAAGAAATTCGCTCTGAAAAATTCCGAAATACCGAACCTCTTGTCTCTGAAGAAGAGGTAAACGACCTGGTCATCGATAATAACAATTTCGGATGGGATATCTATCGCGCAACGCTTGCGGGAGATCCGGTGAACATAGTCTTTTCACCGTACAGCATCTCGTCAGCCTTTGGGATGCTCTACGCGGGTGCAGCAGGCGATACCCAGTCAGATATGGCCGACGGCTTTCGATTTGGTGGAAGAGAAGTCTCCAGTTTCCATGATTCAATGAACGCCATCGAACTGGCGTTACCCGAGAGTGATGAGTGGGGAACGTTAAGAGTTGCCAACGATATTTGGGTGCAAACGGGATTTGAGCCAAAGAGCGCATATCTGGATACATTGGCGGAGAGTTATGGTGCAGGAATGCATGGACTCGACTTTGCGACTGATGCAAGTGGTGCGACCGAGTTGATCAATGGCTATATCTCTGATGTCACAGAAACCAAGATTCCTAAAATTTTCGAGGAAGGTTCCCTCAACGCGAGCACAGTTTTGGCATTGACCAATGCTATTTATTTTAAGGCCAGCTGGAAAGACGAGTTTAAACCTGAAGACACCAGACCCATGGACTTTAACCTCCTCGATGGAACTCAAATTGAAACCAGTATGATGTACTCGAAAGAATCATACTATTATGGTGAGGAAGCGGGCAGTTACCGCGCGATTGAGATCCCATATAAGAATGAAGATTTGGCAATGCTCGTGGTTATGCCTGACGCTGGGACCTTGGCTGACTTTGAATCAGCGATGGACGCCAATGGGATTGCTGCAATCGCCGGTTCGATGACTTCACAGGAAGTGAGTTTAGATTTCCCCTCCTTTGAACTGAATACAAACCTCGTTGCATTGAAAGACGATTTAGAAACAATGGGTTTGGGTTCGATGTTTGACCCCGGGCAGGCCGATTTTTCTGGAATCGCTGATATGAATCTTTTTGTGCAAACCGTTGCTCACAAGGCTTATATTCTCGTGAACGAAGAAGGGACGGAAGCGGCTGCTGCAACGGGAGTTGGTGTGGGTATGACATCCGCCCCGATGGACCCGGTGTCTTTAACGGTCGATAAGCCGTTCCTCTATTTTATCAGGCATCTTCCTACTGGTAACTGTCTCTTTATGGGACGAGTGGTAAACCCTACTGTCGAGTAG